The Ahaetulla prasina isolate Xishuangbanna chromosome 13, ASM2864084v1, whole genome shotgun sequence genomic interval AAATAatctagggtctcctacttgagccgggggttggagtagaagacctctacTCTTAGACCTTCTACTCTTATTTTTGTCATTCTACTATtctgtcttcctctttctctccctctctccatcactggagagacagccacttgtctgaaataatctagggtctcctacttgagccgggggttggagtagaagacctccgaggcctcttccaactcttatttttGTCATTCTACTATTctgtcttcctccttctctccctctctccatcaatggaggttcttaagaagagacagccacttgtctgaattaatctggggtctcctgcttgagccaggagtttggactagaagacctcctccaAGGCCCcatccaattctgttgttctgacttcaactcccagaaatccccagaggCTGCTGTCCTAGCCCTCAACACTGTGCATTTGCAATTGCCAAAGGCAGACTCTCCGCCCTTTGCCATTTGTATCTCTTTTGCTCCTTGACCTCTCCTGGGAGACTGAAACGTTTGCACTGCCTTTTGGAAGGTCTCAAAAGGACTTTCCATGGGATGAAAGGCGAAGAGGCTGCAAGATGAGCCGACAATCCTGGCTCCAGCCTGCCTTCAAACCAGGAAAGAAGCTGTCCAACCTCTCTGCCTGCCCCCCCAGGGGCACCCCATGCAAGACCGGTTCTGCCGCATTCGGGGCCAGAAGAGATAGGACCTACCTTTTTGAAGATGGATGATGTCTGGGAAGTTGGAGAGGAGTCCCTGGTACAAAGAGAGGCTATCCAACATGAGGAACAGGTCATTCTTGGGTTGCTCGGCAAACATCTCCCCCACCATCTCGTAGGTCTTGCCCGTGTGGGAGATGGCGTTGTTGAGGGCATCAAAGCTGTAGGGTGGGTCCATCTGGAAGGCTTGGCTGATGGCTTGGAAAGCATTGCCCAGTTTTTGGAACTCTTTACGGAAGCCCCCAACATGCTTCCTGGCCAGCTCAGAAGCTACGCCGGTCAACTGTAGGACACTGTCGTCCATCTTCTTGCTGAAGGCCTTGAAAGTGTCCACTCGGTCCTCCACATCCTGCAGGTCTTGGTGCTCGGTTGGGATCTGGAGGGTCAGGAGGAAACTAGCCCCCACCATCTCGTCCTTCTCCGCCCGGCGTTTGCCCATCTTCCACTGCTTGTTGTCCCCGCAGTTGAGGAAGTGTTGGAAGCCCTCGTACTGGGAGAGCGCTGGGTGGCTGGTCATGTGGTCCATCCACAAGATCAGTCTCCGTTTGCGCTTCTCGATGAAGTCCTCCCCAAAGCGCCCCGTGGCTTGCTTCTCCGGCAGGTGGGGCACTGAGATGACAGTGAACTTGTGCAACAGGCGGTTGTACAGCCAGTCGAAGTGTTTGTAGCGCCGGTACACCGGCGAATTGCCGTTGCTGGGCGTCAAGCGGTAGGAGATGTAGCTCTTGATGCCTTTGAACTTGGTCTGTTTGGTGGGCTCTTCCACCGAGCAGAGGAAAGGGTGTGGATTGGCTCGCCACTGCGGACCTTTCGAGCCCATGTCTATGTAGTAGGCCTCCGAGATCTTGCCCATCATGGGCACGTCTCCCAAAACGAAGGCCTCCACTCCCGAGCGCACAAAGCTGGAGAAACGGTTGAGGTTCCGACTCACCACGCTGCCTCTCTTCGAAGACCCGATGCTGTCCTGCCTCTCCAGAGACGGCTTGGCCCGGCTGCCGACGTTGTTGGGATGAGGAGCGTAGGGCCTGGGGCAGGACAGGCTCGGCGAGGGGTGCCCGTTGGTCCCTGCCCCGCTCCTGGGCTCCTCCACCACCGTGCTTTCATCGTCCCAATCGTCCCAGTCATCGTCATCATCTTCAAAGCTGCCCTGGTGGGGAATGCCGGGGATGGACGAGGGGACGTAGAAGGAGGAGCCGTTCCCAGGAGACCCAGCGGGACTGTTGGTATAATTGGAAGAGGACCTGGAGCGAAGGATCTCCACGTAAGAGGCGGGGAAGAGGCCCGTCTCCCCTCGGGAGTT includes:
- the SNX33 gene encoding sorting nexin-33; amino-acid sequence: MAIRARALYDFQSENKEEISIRENEELVLFNEKSLDGWLQGTNSRGETGLFPASYVEILRSRSSSNYTNSPAGSPGNGSSFYVPSSIPGIPHQGSFEDDDDDWDDWDDESTVVEEPRSGAGTNGHPSPSLSCPRPYAPHPNNVGSRAKPSLERQDSIGSSKRGSVVSRNLNRFSSFVRSGVEAFVLGDVPMMGKISEAYYIDMGSKGPQWRANPHPFLCSVEEPTKQTKFKGIKSYISYRLTPSNGNSPVYRRYKHFDWLYNRLLHKFTVISVPHLPEKQATGRFGEDFIEKRKRRLILWMDHMTSHPALSQYEGFQHFLNCGDNKQWKMGKRRAEKDEMVGASFLLTLQIPTEHQDLQDVEDRVDTFKAFSKKMDDSVLQLTGVASELARKHVGGFRKEFQKLGNAFQAISQAFQMDPPYSFDALNNAISHTGKTYEMVGEMFAEQPKNDLFLMLDSLSLYQGLLSNFPDIIHLQKGAFAKVKESQRMSDEGKMDQEEADGIRKRCRVVGFALQAEMNHFHERRILDFKKMMQSYIREQIVFYQRVSQKLEETLRRYDSL